Within the Gammaproteobacteria bacterium genome, the region TTCGATATCAGCGCTTATGAAGCCATTAATGACAGCGCATACGATCAACTGACGCCCTTTCAATGGCCACAGAGTAAAACAACGCGTGTCGGGGTTGACAATGATGTAATTCAAGCTAAACGCTTGTTTAGTGACGGCGATTTTTATACCCTGAATCGTCGTGCTCAGTTTATTCCCATTAGTTCATCCGGTACTGCTGAACAAACCAGTGCAAATTACCCGTTATCACTAAACACAGGCAGAGTACGTGATCAGTGGCACACTATGACCCGCACGGCAAAGTCTGCACGTTTACTTGATCATGTGTCCGAATCCTATGTCAATATTCATCCGCTCGATGCTAAAAAGTATTCGATCGAGCCCACAGGATTGGTTGAAGTTAAAAGTCGTTTCAATCATACCCATTTGAAAGCAAAGATCAGTGATGATGTGCAACCCGGTGAAATATTTATACCGATGCATTGGAATGCTCAATACACCTCGGCAGGATCGATCGATCGCTTGGTCAATCCACATACAGATACGCTATCCGGGCAGCCGGAGTTTAAATTTACTCCGGTTAGTATCAAACCGATCAATATCGCCTGGTCGGCTGTGATACTGAGTCGCGAAACTATTGAGCTTAAGACATTTGATTATTGGTCATATACGCCGGGACAAAATTGCGATCTGTTCCATATTTCAGGTTTGAATGTACCTGAGAATTGGTCGGTCTGGGCAGACAGGCTTTTTAACGATAAGAATCTGACAATTTCTCTATTAAAACATTTAGATAATGAGCAAGGCTGCTTCCGCTTTATTTGGATCCAGGAAGGGCGCTTGCATACGGTTGCCTATATACGACTAAAAGCTGCAATCGGAAATCTTAACTGGATCAAACCACTTTTTGCCGTGCAGATCCTGGATCCGAGCGATATGCAGAGTCTACTCATTGGTGAATCGACATCCGGTGAAGGTGGGCCGATCGTTTGTTCATGTTTCTCCGTAGGACGTAATACCCTGATCAATGCGATTGTTTCGCAACAGTTAACGACGCCTGATGCCATTGGTCAGTCACTGCGTGCCGGAACTAATTGTGGGTCGTGTATTCCGGAATTACGTCAACTAATCCAGATGAACACTCTAGAGGGTCAAGCATAGTGGATTATTTACCTATTTTTATGCAAATGCACGGTCGCAATGCCTTGATTATCGGTGGCGGCGTAATCGCCTCGCGCAAAGCTGCATTAGTGCAAAAATCGGGAGCCAATATTCATGTGGTCAGTCCTGAGCTTTCACCTGCGATGCAGAAGCTGATCGCAAAAAATGGCTTCAAATATAGCATCGCAAATTATGATTCCGAATTTTTGGACAACAAGCATTTGGTGATCGCGGCCACGGATAATGATGAGGTGAACCAGCAAGTGTTCCAAGATACCAACCAGCGCGGTATCCCATGTAATGTTGCTGACAAAACCGAATTGTGCAGTTTCATTCTTCCAGCCATCGTTGACCGTGATCCAGTCGTAATCGCCATTTCAACCGGGGGGCGTTCTCCCGTTCTTGCACGTTACATAAAGGCGCGCATCGAAACATTTATTCCCACGGCCTTTGGCAAACTGGCGGATCTATTGGGGCGCTTTCGTGAAAGAGTTAAAACAGTCGTTGGCAATGATCGCGAACGTCGTCGCTTTTGGGAGGATGTCATTGATGGGGCAATCGGAGAGACTGTGCTTTCAGGTAATCATAAAGTAGCTCAACAACTTTTAGAGAACGAAGTTGATAGATACAAGGATAAGGTGACTGATCTATCGAGTCGCATTGGCGAAGTTTATCTGATTGGAGCCGGACCGGGCGATCCGGATCTTTTGACCTTCAGGGCGCAACGTTTACTGCAAAAAGCAGACGTGGTCCTCTACGACCGATTAGTACCCAGTGGCATATTTGAATTATGTCGTCGTGAGGCCGAGATGGTCTATGTTG harbors:
- the cobA gene encoding uroporphyrinogen-III C-methyltransferase, with the translated sequence MQMHGRNALIIGGGVIASRKAALVQKSGANIHVVSPELSPAMQKLIAKNGFKYSIANYDSEFLDNKHLVIAATDNDEVNQQVFQDTNQRGIPCNVADKTELCSFILPAIVDRDPVVIAISTGGRSPVLARYIKARIETFIPTAFGKLADLLGRFRERVKTVVGNDRERRRFWEDVIDGAIGETVLSGNHKVAQQLLENEVDRYKDKVTDLSSRIGEVYLIGAGPGDPDLLTFRAQRLLQKADVVLYDRLVPSGIFELCRREAEMVYVGKRRDQHTIPQEELSKLLVRYARAGKSVARLKGGDPFVFGRGGEEIQELAKEGIPFQVVPGISAANGCAAYSGIPLTHREYASGVSFYTAHRKAFASDGNTDSNESILTLNWSKMIDEHHTSV